The following proteins come from a genomic window of Micromonas commoda chromosome 2, complete sequence:
- a CDS encoding predicted protein produces MSTRCETVVGTAADDGASVRASGAARDDSGERYVYVGNLDFFDDPDDVRRYLAAALARATPASPVPSSIAVPGWGSGPRVDQRKRRDEGKLNRGFAVLEFADADAGRAAAAALDGADVNGRALRSSPGVTVKKNDGGDPSDDDDNGGEDEAAALARAERRAHNRRQRRRRKQRDAAALEERLERLMRTHPLWGTDDRAAGEARRFVEADSSDDRYDRYDDDDDDDGWWDDETWREGWGSLYSVWASKDDATGLGFIDWAKCPPAADPAGSNKRGGAARGTRKRLQVESFRAVVSAAATTLGLGPGGSKRRPTIVDFGCGTGNLLLPLAAQHPEADFVGLDLNPRSIDLLSARARDAGLANVAARVGLIEEYEGRCDLALALHVCGSGTDAVLLQAQARGAAFVVAPCCIGKLRDGGLKSVAGMKNAISTADGDGDGNGDGDGDGDWRDDTLVVRPGGGMPHLTVIHPRSRWMRGEVQRPAYMDLAAAADWSGHAGVDAMEAFTGELGRLPRAAKAAVELDRGAAAAEAGYGVRMMKMLHPGAGLKNDVIVGFPRGADPLREHVFGPDASF; encoded by the coding sequence atgTCGACGAGATGCGAGACGGTggtgggcaccgccgcggacgacggcgcgtcggtcCGAgccagcggcgccgcgcgggacgactCCGGCGAGAGGTACGTCTACGTGGGGAACTTGGACTTCTTCGACGACCCGGATGACGTGCGGcggtacctcgccgccgcgctcgcgcgcgcgacgcccgcgtccccagtcccgtcgtccatcgcggtgCCGGGCTGGGGATCGGGACCCCGCGTCGACCAGAGGAAgaggcgcgacgagggcaagCTCAACCGGGGGTTCGCGGTGTTGGagttcgcggacgcggacgccgggcgcgccgccgccgcggcgctcgacggcgcggacgtcaacgGCAGGGCGCTGCGGTCCAGCCCGGGGGTCACGGTCAAGAAaaacgacggcggggacccgagcgatgacgacgacaacggcggcgaggacgaagccgccgcgctggctcGCGCGGAACGACGCGCGCACAACAGgcggcagcgacgacgacgtaaacagcgcgacgccgccgcgttggaggAGAGGCTCGAGAGGCTGATGAGGACCCATCCCCTGTGGGGGaccgacgatcgcgcggcgggggaagcGCGGAGGTTCGTCGAGGCTGACTCGTCggacgaccgttacgaccgttacgacgacgacgacgacgacgacgggtggtGGGACGACGAAACGTGGCGCGAGGGTTGGGGCTCGCTCTACAGCGTGTGGGCGAGcaaggacgacgcgacgggtcTGGGATTCATCGACTGGGCGAAGtgcccgcccgccgccgacccggcTGGATCGAACAAGCGGGGAGGAGCCGCCAGGGGCACGCGGAAGAGGCTCCAGGTGGAGTCCTTCCGAGCGGTGGTgagtgcggcggcgacgacgctcgggCTCGGTCCGGGCGGATCGAAACGGCGGCCGACGATCGTGGACTTCGGGTGCGGGACCGGCAACCTGCTGCTGCCCCTCGCCGCTCAGCACCCCGAGGCGGATTTTGTCGGGTTGGATCTCAACCCCCGGTCGATCGATCTGctgtcggcgagggcgagggacgcgggcctcgcgaacgtcgccgcgagggtgggTCTCATAGAGGAGTACGAGGGCCGATGCGATCTGGCCCTGGCGCTGCACGTGTGCGGCAGCGGAACGGACGCGGTGCTGCtgcaggcgcaggcgaggggcgcggcgtttGTGGTGGCTCCGTGCTGCATCGGGAagctgcgcgacggcgggctcAAGTCGGTGGCTGGGATGAAAAACGCGATTTCAaccgccgacggggacggggacgggaacggggacggggacggggacggggactGGCGAGACGACACGTTGGTGGTCCGGCCCGGGGGCGGGATGCCGCATCTGACCGTGATCCACCCGCGATCGCGATGGATGCGCGGGGAGGTGCAGCGACCCGCGTACATGGACttggcagccgccgcggattgGAGCGGTcacgcgggggtggacgcgatggaggcgttcaccggcgagctcgggcgccttccccgcgcggcgaaggctgctGTCGAGTTGGACcgtggcgcggcggcggcggaggctgggtATGGGGTTCGAATGATGAAGATGCTCCACCCAGGCGCGGGCCTCAAAAACGATGTCATAGTGGGGTTCCCTCGAGGTGCGGATCCCCTTCGAGAGCACGTGTTCGGACCCGACGCCAGCTTTTGA
- a CDS encoding predicted protein: MSWSTRRARSALDHDPDHNPNPDHNPNLDRNPNPNPPLARITGASAVLAPNGAAYVFGGAERLPDPSGDSGTHAARARLATRLADVKAGRKAPMMSVRALDLETRPATADDGRARRSPEARRAEVDSEGNVVVVGSDPDDSPAAPTTTDDDSEMEWIDATPYADKENGENGKDRFTAIAPAPRMLHSATLIGGDVYVFGGVMLGADNAERRDDDVVLGDLWAYDGAEGTWRLVHRGERSTGMSSSSLGGGKAQLPPAEAPPCPRAGHCACAVDDRFLLIWGGDEGEQRGMAPIDLHVFDTWANRWVQPTVLGEARAPKPRSGASSCVVGTRWFISGGGDGAEARPETHALECRDARAGVFQWTLINSASKPEDKEAAGKEKASMVGFRAKSGDFLVMFGGFGGFGCSGLTRVMRVSTR; encoded by the coding sequence ATGTCGtggtcgacgaggcgcgcgagatccgcgctCGACCACGACCCCGATCACAACCCTAACCCCGATCACAACCCTAACCTCGATCGcaaccctaaccctaacccgccgctcgcgaggatcacgggggcgagcgccgtgctcgcgcccaacggcgccgcgtacgtCTTTGGCGGCGCTGAGAGACTTCCGGACCCATCCGGAGACTCGGGTACCCAtgcggctcgggcgcggctggcgacgcGACTGGCGGACGTCAAGGCCGGTAGGAAGGCGCCGATGATGTCGGTCAGGGCTCTGGATCTGGAGAcgaggcccgcgacggcggacgacggacgcgcgcgacgatccccCGAGGCGAGAAGGGCGGAGGTTGACTCGGAGGGGaacgtggtcgtcgtcgggtcggacccggacgactcgccggcggcgccgacgacgaccgacgacgattcCGAGATGGAATGGATCGACGCCACCCCGTACGCGGACAAGGAGAACGGCGAGAACGGCAAGGACCGGTTCACGGccatcgcccccgcgccgaggatgcTCCACTCGGCGACGTtgatcggcggcgacgtgtacgtgttcggcggcgtcatgTTGGGCGCAGACAACGCGGAGaggagggacgacgacgtggtgTTGGGCGACCTATGGGcgtacgacggcgcggagggaaCGTGGAGactcgttcaccgcggcgagaggTCCACGGGCatgtcgagctcgtcgttggGCGGTGGTAAGGCGCAGCTcccgcccgcggaggcgccgccgtgcccccgcgccgggcacTGCGCGTGCGCTGTCGACGACAGGTTCCTGCTCATCtggggcggggacgaggggGAGCAACGGGGGATGGCACCCATCGACTTGCACGTGTTCGACACCTGGGCGAATCGATGGGTCCAGCCCacggtgctcggcgaggcgcgcgcgcccaaACCGAGGTCCGGCGCGTCTTCGTGCGTGGTCGGAACGAGGTGGTTCatctcgggcggcggggacggcgcggaggcgaggcccgagacgcacgcgctcgagtgCAGGGACGCGAGAGCCGGCGTGTTCCAGTGGACGCTCATCAACTCCGCGTCCAAGCCGGAGGATAAGGAGGCTGCCGGTAAGGAAAAGGCGTCGATGGTGGGCTTCCGAGCCAAGTCTGGGGATTTCCTGGTTATGttcggcggctttggcgggTTCGGCTGCTCGGGGCTGACCCGCGTGATGCGCGTCTCCACCCGATGA
- a CDS encoding predicted protein: MATAATVLRLPARVPTGRRGDSPASRGSLAVRAAASDDTVWSRAVQFRPCIDIHQGRVKQIVGGTLKDSADGKADSETPETNFETETSSAEFAKMYQRDGIFGGHVIMLSRDDGTTQAAMDAVSAFPGGLQVGGGVTAETAMPLIDAGASHVIVTSYVFRDGAVDQERLDAIVKAVGKERLVLDLSCRKKGDDYYVVTDRWQKWTDLKVDEATMAMLASHCDEFLVHGVDVEGMKLGIDDELVRRLGRHSPIPVTYAGGARSIADLELVRGAGDAKVDITVGSALDCFGGALPYDEVVAWHNKQKELVRA, from the coding sequence ATGGCAACCGCCGCAACCGTCCTCCGAttgcccgcgcgcgtccccaccgggcgccgcggtgactcTCCCGCCTCGCGTGGATCCCtcgcggtccgcgcggcggcatccgaCGACACCGTCTGGTCACGCGCAGTGCAGTTTCGCCCGTGCATCGACATCCATCAGGGACGGGTGAAGCAGATCGTGGGCGGCACGCTGAAGGACTCGGCGGACGGCAAGGCGGACTCGGAGACCCCGGAGACCAACTTCGAGACGGAGACTTCCAGCGCGGAGTTCGCAAAGATGTACCAGCGCGACGGCATCTTCGGCGGGCACGTCATCATGCtgagccgcgacgacgggaccacccaggcggcgatggacgccgtgAGCGCCTTCCCGGGCGGGCTCcaggtgggcggcggggtcacCGCTGAGACGGCGATGCCTctcatcgacgccggggctAGCCACGTCATCGTCACCTCCTACGTcttccgcgacggcgcggtggaccaGGAGAGGCTGGACGCCATCGTCAAGGCTGTCGGCAAGGAGAGGCTGGTGCTGGATCTCTCCTGCAGGAAGAAGGGCGACGACTACTACGTCGTCACGGATCGGTGGCAGAAGTGGACGGACCTCAAGGTGGACGAGGCCACGATGGCGATGCTCGCGTCCCACTGCGATGAGTTCCTggtgcacggcgtcgacgtggaggGGATGAAGCtgggcatcgacgacgagctggtGCGGCGGCTGGGGAGGCACTCGCCCATCCCGGTGACctacgcgggcggcgcgaggtcaATCGCCGACTTGGAGCTGgtgaggggcgcgggcgacgccaaggTGGACATCACCGTGGGGTCCGCGCTGGACTGCTTCGGAGGTGCGCTGCCGTACGATGAGGTGGTGGCGTGGCACAACAAGCAGAAGGAGCTGGTGCGCGCGTGA
- a CDS encoding protein arginine methyltransferase (Predicted protein arginine N-methyltransferase similar to human PRMT7. ChromDB ID: PRMT20102), producing MRHCSSTEERSDAAKYLRNRQSTSKRQTVFPYENGKDCVLSSAAFRGRRTAGAGRFPRVASSETPPTGASGDPTTGPIRAMTVDPNNTKPRDGDDRAWNVPSEARETFERVSSLQLEELLRTANGDEARGRAGRDGNGFAMPEDSDADENSSDESEVSDAGDEREDLEDVDDVERGAQRTIEVSGEEEADDDDESVENEATGRGEPHEEDSNDYDHPEPFEDVEGEEEEERKTRARLVIIRLRDEMFASDPHFKKRTVAQLNAEAVAFLKKGDDLRCVAAFAKVFRKLRDNHLVHKDLHVCHSNRAAAYLNLGLFEEALWDAMRCQTLADERFHRDRDAISVAPIYVKAFARRGFALMGLRNPRQAKVEFEKGLRMNPEHSECKRGLEEATDAMLADLLAGRGKETLALPASSKVAGRITALPHAAPLHHIHPRDMLPVRLLTPFQADNDYHVKDTYNYITVQADMEMPKRHFRYLEDTTRRTAFAEAVTRAVDRLREDAKDARVLNLGCGAGLLAMEALRAGAHHVTATDRWLYHAMAAKESLLNNGFSDDQVKVVYKRPTDLAVLRDVPISCNLCVNDMIDDGLLASGIIPSFRHALEKLLLPDAILLPASATVHVMPVEMRVDKVCGLDVSAMNPYRFAPTHTSAVEHGADAWIPLAPPVEAWHFDFQNPPEESQTKTVDLAFERDGKFNAVVFWFTLNLIDDIKITTAPVGYAPGEYPGADPRDYDKRPTSLHPAVQFLEGEMEVREGGLQPMTCVHNTVCMQFRVEEAEYLHLHRRVASFPQFHFGLLRDEERARAYDAAIARQVDRAIAGPDGCARVLDIGAGSGLLSMMAARAGAEKVIACEWHAELADCARRNVALNKMSGQVTVAHCDSAKLQRGKLGVPVEGCNVVVVDMFDAGLTGEHVLFMLEKARINVSTTDCAVVPAAATLYCMGVEAYTSEVSGFDMSSFNKYRWDKTYDTVRMNDVPHRILTRPKKAFELFLDGSKGKGRGRESVLRMETIASGYLNAVVFWFDLHMDEKETITTAPPGVGKGGVLDEERDCAGDAVELAAKRARRDARAKERMLEAINRHKETLASNPRTDLGERAFAERAAAEAEAEAEAKAAAEGEGQGQGRAAAAADEIIPAWDQSAADDEDSDMDEASARGGDRPEHYWGQALQYLERGVQVKAKKKVTLLAKRELDRVTFSLKEGVGGYVGKPPWRIEWGGGASVESPHFQRVHYCELLVSDYLMRLKGKRFPPIEKEMRMILAHCGSLFLDPAVIQHTMHRFACLELVHDWENFSAGASMEALTKRPLLLY from the coding sequence ATGAGACATTGCTCTAGCACAGAAGAAAGGTCCGATGCAGctaaataccttcgtaatagACAGAGCACGTCGAAGCGTCAAACCGTGTTTCCATACGAAAACGGAAAGGATTGCGTGTTAAGCTCAGCAGCATTTCGCGGGAGGCGAACGGCCGGCGCTGGGCGTtttcctcgcgtcgcgtcgagcgagaCTCCACCCACCGGCGCGAGTGGGGACCCCACCACTGGACCGATACGCGCCATGACGGTCGACCCGAACAACACGAAACCGCGCGATGGGGACGATCGGGCCTGGAACGTCCCctccgaggcgcgcgagacgttcgagcgcgtctcgtcgctccagctcgaggagctcctgagaaccgcgaacggcgacgaagcgaggggacgggcgggacgcgacgggaacGGGTTCGCCATGCCGGAGGACAGCGACGCGGATGAAAATTCATCCGACGAGTCCGAGGTTTCCGATGccggggacgagcgcgaagaTCTCGAagacgtggacgacgtcgagcgcggcgcccagcgGACCATCGAGGTATCGGGCGAGGaagaggcggacgacgacgacgagtccgtCGAGAACGAGGCGACGGGTAGGGGAGAGCCGCACGAGGAGGACTCCAACGACTATGACCATCCCGAACCtttcgaggacgtcgagggcgaggaggaggaggagcgtaAGACCCGCGCCAGGCTGGTGATCATCCGCCTGCGCGACGAGATGTTCGCGTCCGATCCGCACTTCAAAAAACGCACAGTCGCGCAGCTcaacgccgaggccgtcgcctTCCTCAAGAAGGGCGACGACCTCCGCTGCGTCGCCGCTTTCGCCAAGGTGTTCCGCAAGCTCAGGGATAACCACCTGGTGCACAAGGACCTGCACGTGTGCCACAGCAACagagccgcggcgtaccTCAACCTCGGGCTCTTCGAGGAGGCACTCTGGGACGCCATGCGATGCCAAACGCTCGCTGACGAACGCTttcatcgcgaccgcgacgcgatctCCGTGGCGCCCATCTACGTCAAGGCGTTCGCGAGGCGGGGTTTCGCGCTGATGGGCCTGCGGAACCCGAGGCAGGCCAAGGTAGAGTTCGAGAAGGGTCTCCGGATGAACCCAGAACACTCCGAGTGCAAGCGTGGCCTCGAGGAGGCCACcgacgcgatgctcgccgATCTGCTCGCGGGTCGCGGCAAGGAGACCCTCGCACTTCCCGCGTCGTCTAAGGTGGCCGGTCGGATTACCGCGCTGCCCCACGCCGCGCCCTTGCACCACATCCACCCGCGCGACATGCTCCCGGTGCGCCTGTTAACGCCGTTCCAGGCTGACAACGACTACCACGTCAAGGACACGTACAACTACATAACGGTGCAGGCCGACATGGAGATGCCCAAGCGACACTTCCGCTACCTCGAGGACACTACGCGGCGCACTGCAttcgccgaggccgtcacgcgcgcggtggaccgcCTACGGGAggacgcgaaggacgccCGCGTGTTGAACCTGGGATGCGGCGCGGGTCTGttggcgatggaggcgcttCGAGCGGGCGCTCACCACGTCACCGCCACCGACCGCTGGCTCTACCACGCCATGGCCGCCAAGGAGAGTTTGCTCAACAACGGGTTCAGCGATGATCAGGTCAAGGTGGTGTATAAACGACCCACCGACCTCGCGGTGCTGAGGGACGTGCCAATCTCGTGCAACCTCTGCGTCAACGACATGATCGACGACGGCTTACTCGCGTCGGGGATCATCCCGAGTTTCCGGCACGCTCTGGAGAaactcctcctccccgatgccatcctcctccccgcgagcgcgacggttcACGTCATGCCGGTGGAGATGCGAGTCGACAAGGTGTGCGGCCTGGACGTCAGCGCGATGAACCCCTACAGGTTCGCCCCTACCCACACGTCCGCCGTCGAACACGGGGCGGATGCGTGGAttcccctcgcgccccccgtcGAGGCGTGGCACTTCGACTTCCAGAACCCGCCCGAGGAGAGCCAGACCAAGACCGTGGACCTCGCGTTCGAACGCGACGGTAAGTTCAACGCCGTGGTGTTCTGGTTCACGCTCAACCTCATAGACGACATCAAGATCACCACCGCACCAGTCGGGtacgcgcccggcgagtaccccggcgcggaccctcGCGACTACGACAAACGCCCGACCTCGCTCCATCCCGCGGTGCAGTTCCTGGAGGGGGAGATGgaggtgcgcgagggcgggttACAGCCGATGACGTGCGTCCACAACACCGTGTGCATGCAGTTCAGggtcgaggaggccgagTACCTCCACCTGCACAGGCGGGTCGCCTCGTTTCCCCAGTTTCACtttggcctcctccgcgacgaggaacgcgcgagggcgtacgacgcggcgatcgcgaggcAGGTGGatcgcgccatcgcgggtcCCGATGGGTGCGCCAGGGTGCTCGACATAGGCGCCGGGTCCGGGCTGCTCTCCATGATGGCCGCGAGAGCCGGAGCGGAAAAGGTCATCGCGTGCGAGTggcacgccgagctcgccgactGCGCCCGCCGCAACGTGGCGCTCAACAAGATGTCCGGGCAGGTCACGGTGGCCCACTGCGACAGCGCCAAGCTGCAGCGCGGAAAGCTGGGCGTGCCCGTCGAGGGGTgcaacgtcgtcgtcgtggacatGTTCGACGCTGGCCTCACCGGCGAGCACGTGCTGTTCATGCTGGAGAAGGCTCGGATCAACGTCTCCACCACCGACTGCGCCGtggttcccgccgccgccacgctgTACTGCATGGGCGTCGAGGCGTACACGAGCGAGGTGAGCGGATTTGACATGTCCTCGTTCAACAAGTACCGGTGGGACAAGACCTACGACACCGTCCGCATGAACGACGTGCCCCACAGGATCCTGACCCGACCCAAGAAAGCCTTCGAGCTCTTCCTCGACGGGTCCAAGGGCAagggccgcggccgcgagagCGTCCTCCGCATGGAGACCATCGCCAGCGGCTACCTCAACGCCGTCGTGTTCTGGTTCGACCTCCACATGGACGAGAAGGAGACCATCACCACCGCACCCCCGGGCGTGGGCAAGGGCGgggtgctcgacgaggaacgGGACtgcgccggagacgccgtagagctcgccgcgaagagagccaggcgcgacgcgagggcgaaggAACGGATGCTCGAGGCGATCAACCGGCACAAggagacgctcgcgtccaacCCGCGGACGGACCTGGGCGAGAGGGCGTTCGCGGAgcgggccgccgcggaggctgaggccgaggctgaggccaaAGCCGCGGCTGAGGGCGAGGGCCAGGGCCAGGgccgagcggcggccgccgccgacgagatcATCCCCGCGTGGGACcagtccgccgccgacgacgaggattcGGATATGgacgaggcgtcggcgcgcgggggcgatcgcCCCGAGCACTACTGGGGCCAGGCGTTGCAgtacctcgagcgcggcgtgcaggtcaaggccaagaagaaggtgaCCCTGCTCGCcaagcgcgagctcgacagGGTGACGTTCTCCCTcaaggagggcgtcggcgggtacGTGGGCAAGCCCCCGTGGAGGATCGAAtggggcggtggcgcgtcCGTGGAATCCCCGCACTTCCAGCGCGTGCACTACTGCGAGCTTCTCGTGAGCGACTACCTCATGAGGCTCAAGGGTAAGAGGTTCCCGCCGATCGAGAAGGAGATGCGAATGATCTTGGCGCACTGCGGATCCCTCTTCCTGGACCCCGCGGTGATCCAGCACACGATGCACAGGTTCGCGTGCCTGGAGCTGGTGCACGACTGGGAGAACTTCTCCGCGGGTGCGTCCATGGAGGCTCTCACCAAGAGGCCGCTGCTGCTGTACTGA